In a single window of the Micromonospora sp. WMMD1155 genome:
- a CDS encoding CDP-alcohol phosphatidyltransferase family protein yields MSRRPARAEQPPDTGDQTPGNQVLTLPNLISFGRLLGVPLFLYLFLVTRADVAAIVVLAIGGTTDWVDGWIARRLRQVSRLGELLDPLADRLYILATLVAFTAREIVPWQFTAALLARELLLLGSLAVLRRYGYGPPPVHYVGKTATFLLLAAFPVLLLATEWSAGATATAAIGWGLAWWGLVLYWVAGAMYVVQAARLVRAARGPGAAA; encoded by the coding sequence GTGTCGCGTCGGCCGGCTCGGGCAGAGCAACCGCCGGACACCGGTGACCAGACCCCCGGCAACCAGGTGCTCACCCTGCCCAACCTGATCAGCTTCGGACGGCTGCTGGGTGTCCCGCTGTTCCTCTACCTGTTCCTGGTCACCCGGGCCGACGTCGCGGCGATCGTCGTGCTCGCCATCGGCGGCACCACCGACTGGGTCGACGGTTGGATCGCCCGCCGCCTGCGCCAGGTGAGCCGCCTCGGTGAGTTGCTCGACCCCCTCGCCGACCGGCTCTACATCCTCGCCACCCTGGTCGCCTTCACCGCCCGCGAGATCGTGCCGTGGCAGTTCACCGCGGCCCTGCTGGCCCGCGAGCTGCTCCTGCTCGGTTCGCTGGCGGTGCTGCGGCGCTACGGCTACGGGCCGCCGCCGGTGCACTACGTGGGCAAGACCGCCACGTTCCTGTTGCTCGCGGCGTTCCCGGTGCTGCTGTTGGCCACCGAGTGGAGCGCCGGGGCGACGGCGACGGCCGCGATCGGCTGGGGGCTGGCCTGGTGGGGGTTGGTGCTCTACTGGGTGGCCGGCGCGATGTACGTCGTCCAGGCGGCGCGGTTGGTGCGCGCGGCCCGCGGCCCGGGGGCGGCGGCGTGA